A genomic window from Cydia amplana chromosome 3, ilCydAmpl1.1, whole genome shotgun sequence includes:
- the LOC134662572 gene encoding sucrose-6-phosphate hydrolase-like, which translates to MMETFLKLTLISLVYNIGSHGQEVNDRYYPRYHLAPPYGWMNDPNGFCVYNNEYHLFYQHNPNSSLTSTLVHWGHAKSPDLVSWEHLPIAMYPDQSYDAGGVFSGSALVENDTMHIFYTGNVNLEGQPDHANRQAYATSTDGVTVTKYASNPIIPGEDRQPNFRDPKVWKHEDTYYMVLGNSYNNDSLGRILLYSSTDKIKWNEVSVLDQSTGTLGYMWECPDFFELDGKYVLLFSPQGVAAQGDKYKNLYQTGYILGDFDYSTLKFTPTSEFKELDHGHDVYATQTVLDNHGRRIVIAWFDMWDQNYPERYDGFTGFMTLPRELKLSSDGTIIQKPVEEMSRAQGRSLIPGRGQRGSSRIYTLRNKAGEINVRADASNNLNLYIESGSVRVTLSYDAANGQVTLDRGGTDGVRRTEWKPSGQLKWRIFVDASSVELFCGEGEVTFSSRFFPDGPIKVRLGQQSRAEHVSVHEIVRTVPHGGYGNERWHVCVGG; encoded by the coding sequence ATGATGGAGACGTTTTTAAAACTTACATTAATTTCACTTGTGTATAATATTGGATCTCATGGACAAGAAGTTAACGACAGGTACTACCCACGTTACCACCTGGCTCCGCCCTACGGGTGGATGAACGATCCCAACGGATTTTGCGTCTACAACAACGAGTACCATCTCTTCTACCAGCACAACCCTAACAGCAGCTTGACGTCCACGCTCGTGCACTGGGGTCATGCCAAGAGCCCAGACCTCGTCAGTTGGGAACACCTCCCCATTGCCATGTACCCTGACCAGTCGTACGACGCAGGTGGAGTATTCTCCGGAAGTGCGCTAGTTGAAAATGATACTATGCACATATTCTACACCGGAAATGTAAACTTAGAAGGACAACCTGACCATGCCAATCGGCAAGCTTACGCAACGAGTACAGATGGAGTCACTGTTACTAAATACGCAAGTAACCCAATCATTCCCGGTGAAGACCGCCAGCCAAATTTCCGTGACCCCAAAGTTTGGAAACACGAAGATACGTACTACATGGTCTTGGGAAATTCCTACAATAACGACAGCTTAGGTCGCATTCTTCTGTACTCCTCCACTGACAAGATAAAATGGAACGAAGTGTCTGTTCTTGACCAATCTACCGGCACCCTTGGCTACATGTGGGAATGCCCTGATTTCTTCGAGCTCGACGGAAAATATGTACTTCTATTTTCTCCACAAGGTGTTGCAGCCCAGGGGGATAAATACAAAAACTTATACCAAACGGGTTATATTCTTGGAGATTTTGATTACTCGACTCTTAAATTTACTCCTACATCTGAATTCAAGGAACTCGATCATGGTCACGATGTGTACGCAACTCAGACTGTACTGGACAACCATGGTCGCAGAATTGTGATTGCTTGGTTTGATATGTGGGACCAAAATTACCCGGAACGCTACGATGGCTTTACTGGTTTCATGACCTTACCTAGAGAATTGAAGCTTTCTTCAGATGGAACTATTATTCAGAAGCCAGTGGAAGAAATGTCTAGAGCCCAAGGGCGCAGTTTGATCCCCGGAAGAGGGCAAAGGGGAAGCTCAAGAATTTATACTCTACGAAACAAAGCTGGAGAAATTAATGTTCGTGCCGATGCTTCCAATAACCTTAATTTATACATAGAGTCCGGATCTGTGAGGGTGACTCTATCTTACGATGCAGCCAATGGCCAGGTGACGCTAGACCGTGGAGGCACCGACGGTGTTCGTCGCACAGAATGGAAACCTTCAGGGCAGTTGAAATGGAGAATCTTTGTGGATGCGAGCTCTGTTGAGTTGTTTTGTGGGGAAGGCGAGGTAACTTTCTCGAGCCGATTCTTCCCTGATGGTCCTATCAAAGTTCGCTTAGGACAACAGTCGAGGGCTGAACATGTTAGCGTTCATGAGATAGTGCGCACTGTCCCTCACGGTGGATATGGTAACGAGAGATGGCACGTTTGTGTTGGAGGTTAA